Within the Serratia sp. UGAL515B_01 genome, the region AGCCCATCCCCGCTTCGTTAGAGAACAGCCCACGCTGTACGCCCTGAGTCATCGCTTGGGAAATAGTGTAACTCAGGGTGCCAACGGCCGCTTCTTGAAGACCAAAAGCACTTTTGAAAATCAACGCCAGAATTGCTGGGATATGCTCAATGTTTTGGCCAATTATCCAGAGCGCCAGCAACAGATAGGCACCAGCCATAAGAGGAATGATTTTTTCTGCTACGCGAGCGATGGAACGAAGACCACCAAAGATCACGATACCACTCAGAGTAACCAGAGCAATCCCGACGTACATTGGGTTGAAATTAAAAGCAACAGCGCTGGCCTGAGCAATCGCATTGGCTTGTACCGCATTGAATACCATACCGAAAGAAACAATCAGGAAAATCGAAAACAGGATACCCATCCAGCGCATACCTAGCCCTTTTTCCATATAGAAAGCGGGGCCACCACGGTAGTTGCCGTTACCATCTTTGGTTTTATAAAGCTGGGCTAGAGTATTTTCAATGAAAGATGTCGCCATACCTATGAAGGCGATCAGCCACATCCAGAAGATAGCTCCAGGGCCACCGGCAGTGAGTGCTATCGCTACTCCTGTGAGATTACCGGTGCCGACACGTGCTGCCAGCGAAGTACATAATGCCTGGAAAGAAGAGATACCAGCACGGTCGCTTTTTGTGCTGTTTTTCAAAACTGAAAATATGTGGCGAAAGTGGCAGATCTGTATGAATCGTGTACGCAGAGTGAAATAGATCCCGGTACCCAGCAGCAAATAGATCAGTACCGAACCCCAAAGGATATCGTTGATAAAGTTGATCAGGTCCGTCACCGGTTTCTCCTAGTTCAATTCTGTAACGTATTGTGCTTATGTCATCATAGGGCAGAATACGTTAAAGCAATATTTACAATAGATTAGCTAAAATTATCGCAATCAAATGTTATTGAGATTTTTCTTGTTTTATAGCTTTTAATACTTAATTTGGCAAAAAATTAACATAATTTGTACTGCTGAGAGTGCATTAATACCGTCCTGTTTATTCGTTATTTACGAATTTTTCTGGCGTAAACGGTTGCACATACAAGGATAAAACCACCATTGTCTGGACATGATTTTCCCGCCTTGCACCTCGCTTCGTGCATGTTATTATCAGCCTAGGGCAGGATTGAACGATGCCAAAAGTTCATGCACAAACGATGAGATAATGCCAACATGACCGATAAATTAACTTCCCTACGCCAGTTCACTACAGTGGTTGCGGATACGGGGGATATTGCCGCAATGAAGTTGTATCAACCACAAGATGCCACAACTAACCCTTCTCTGATCCTTAATGCCGCTCAAATTCCTGAATACCGTAAGCTGATTGACGATGCCATCGCTTGGGCGCGTGAGCAAAGTAACGATCGTGATCGGCAAGTGGCCGATGCTGCCGATAAACTGGCAGTTAATATCGGTCTCGAAATCCTGAAATTGGTTCCGGGCCGTATTTCCACTGAAGTAGATGCACGGCTCTCTTATGACACGGAAGCGAGCGTTGCCAAAGCTAAGCGCCTGATCAAACTTTATAACCAAGCGGGCATCGGTAACGATCGTATCCTGATCAAGCTGGCTTCAACCTGGCAGGGTATTCGTGCCGCGGAACGCCTGGAAAAAGAAGGTATCAATTGTAACCTGACACTGCTGTTCTCCTTTGCACAAGCGCGGGCCTGTGCCGAAGCCGGTGTTTATCTGATCTCCCCCTTTGTTGGCCGTATCCTTGACTGGTATAAAGCCAATGGAGATAAGAAAGAGTTTGCGCCGCATGAAGATCCGGGCGTGGTGTCTGTATCTG harbors:
- a CDS encoding sodium:alanine symporter family protein, producing MTDLINFINDILWGSVLIYLLLGTGIYFTLRTRFIQICHFRHIFSVLKNSTKSDRAGISSFQALCTSLAARVGTGNLTGVAIALTAGGPGAIFWMWLIAFIGMATSFIENTLAQLYKTKDGNGNYRGGPAFYMEKGLGMRWMGILFSIFLIVSFGMVFNAVQANAIAQASAVAFNFNPMYVGIALVTLSGIVIFGGLRSIARVAEKIIPLMAGAYLLLALWIIGQNIEHIPAILALIFKSAFGLQEAAVGTLSYTISQAMTQGVQRGLFSNEAGMGSAPNAAASATPYPPHPASQGYVQMLGVFVDTIVICTATAMIILASGALNHPTTDISGIELTQRALSLAVGSWGAPFVAIAIFFFAFTSIIANYAYAENNLIFLERNHPVVLLLFRCITLGMVMFGSTAELALVWKMADITMALMAITNLTAILLLSDVALKLAEDYNHQRLIGKSPTFDIRRYPELESQLEPGIWKPLKQR
- the tal gene encoding transaldolase — encoded protein: MTDKLTSLRQFTTVVADTGDIAAMKLYQPQDATTNPSLILNAAQIPEYRKLIDDAIAWAREQSNDRDRQVADAADKLAVNIGLEILKLVPGRISTEVDARLSYDTEASVAKAKRLIKLYNQAGIGNDRILIKLASTWQGIRAAERLEKEGINCNLTLLFSFAQARACAEAGVYLISPFVGRILDWYKANGDKKEFAPHEDPGVVSVSEIYQYYKQHGYETVVMGASFRNVGEIIELAGCDRLTIAPALLKELAEAQGTLELKLSYTGEVKARPAPLTEPEFYWQHNLDPMAVEKLTDGIRKFAVDQGKLEKMIADLL